Proteins encoded together in one Hevea brasiliensis isolate MT/VB/25A 57/8 chromosome 16, ASM3005281v1, whole genome shotgun sequence window:
- the LOC110666403 gene encoding probable L-type lectin-domain containing receptor kinase S.5, with amino-acid sequence MDLSILLTINITITVLYFVLPPACLAHKLETLDYKFGPFNSSYYTIFAVLTPATISNDALQVTPDSAGNFTLSNRSGRVFFNHTFTLWEELQGGAARVASFNSSFLINVFRVSNTSGPGEGFAFLISPDLSLPLNSEGQYLGLTNSTTDGDSSNGIVAIELDTFKQDFDPDDNHMGLNIHSVRSNKTVSLSNFGIQIAPVGTKVYMIWVHYDGVQKVLQVYMAERAKAKPTTPVLTADLDLKGLVNQNSYFGFAASTGSAIQLNCVLGWNLTVEQLPSSKNGDDDNNKLIKICIGVGVPVFVLLLIGVVGLTYYQMKKRADSDLKLLGALKSLPGTPGEFRFRDLKNATNNFDEKNKLGQGGFGVVYKGVLPNEKVPVAVKKFSRDNLKGQDDFLAELTIINRLRHKHLVRLLGWCHKNRTLLLVYDYMPNGSLDKHIFNETEEKNTLEWKLRYNIIAGVASALQYLHNEYDQKVVHRDLKASNILLDSHFNARLGDFGLARALDNEKTSYAELEGVPGTMGYIAPECFHTGKATCESDVYGFGAVVLEVVCGQRPWTKIADFQFLVDWVWWLHREGRLLEAVDERLGNDYVVEEAQRLLLLGLACSHPIASERPKTQDIFQMISGSVAVPRVPPFKPAFVWPSATGPDITSNSSRDITANSTPMTSGWTPQCVSS; translated from the exons ATGGATCTGTCCATACTCCTCACCATCAACATCACCATCACCGTTTTATACTTCGTTTTACCACCCGCCTGCCTCGCTCATAAGTTGGAAACATTAGACTATAAGTTTGGTCCATTCAACAGTTCTTACTACACCATCTTCGCAGTCCTAACGCCTGCTACAATCAGCAACGATGCCCTTCAGGTCACTCCTGATTCTGCCGGTAACTTCACCCTCTCTAATAGGTCCGGCCGCGTATTCTTCAATCACACTTTCACTCTCTGGGAGGAACTACAAGGAGGAGCTGCAAGGGTGGCTTCGTTTAACTCTTCATTCCTCATCAATGTCTTTCGGGTTAGTAACACCTCTGGCCCTGGAGAGGGATTTGCCTTCCTAATATCACCCGACCTCAGCCTTCCTCTCAACAGCGAAGGACAGTACCTGGGTTTGACTAACTCCACCACCGACGGCGATTCCTCTAATGGCATCGTAGCTATTGAGCTTGACACATTCAAGCAGGATTTCGACCCAGATGACAACCACATGGGTCTCAATATCCACAGTGTCCGCTCCAACAAGACCGTGTCCCTTTCCAACTTTGGCATTCAGATAGCTCCTGTGGGAACCAAAGTTTACATGATCTGGGTCCATTACGATGGAGTCCAAAAGGTACTGCAAGTTTACATGGCAGAGCGAGCGAAGGCCAAGCCCACTACGCCTGTGCTGACAGCGGATCTAGACCTCAAAGGGCTTGTGAATCAGAACTCTTACTTTGGCTTTGCAGCCTCCACAGGAAGCGCCATCCAGCTCAACTGTGTGCTTGGCTGGAATTTGACAGTTGAGCAGCTACCCTCCTCCAAGAATGGCGACGATGATAATAATAAGCTAATCAAGATCTGCATAGGGGTTGGGGTGCCTGTATTTGTGCTATTACTGATTGGGGTAGTGGGGCTGACCTACTATCAGATGAAAAAGAGGGCGGATTCAGACCTCAAACTACTTGGAGCACTTAAGAGCCTGCCAGGAACGCCGGGGGAATTCCGATTTAGAGATTTGAAAAATGCGACCAACAATTTCGATGAGAAGAACAAGCTTGGTCAAGGTGGTTTTGGTGTAGTGTACAAAGGAGTGCTGCCCAACGAGAAAGTCCCTGTCGCTGTGAAGAAGTTCTCCAGAGACAACCTCAAGGGTCAAGACGATTTCTTGGCTGAGCTTACCATCATTAACCGTCTCCGCCATAAACATCTTGTTCGATTACTAG GGTGGTGCCACAAGAACAGGACGCTGCTTTTAGTGTATGACTACATGCCAAATGGTAGCTTGGATAAACACATATTCAATGAAACTGAAGAGAAAAACACTCTGGAGTGGAAGCTCAGGTATAATATCATAGCTGGCGTAGCATCCGCGCTGCAGTATCTCCACAACGAGTACGACCAAAAAGTGGTCCATAGAGACCTCAAGGCCAGCAACATCCTGCTGGATTCCCACTTCAATGCTCGCCTAGGAGATTTTGGGCTGGCTCGTGCCTTGGATAATGAGAAAACCTCCTATGCAGAGCTCGAAGGAGTGCCTGGAACTATGGGCTACATTGCCCCTGAATGCTTTCATACTGGCAAAGCCACCTGCGAGTCCGACGTCTATGGCTTTGGTGCGGTGGTCCTTGAGGTGGTGTGCGGGCAGCGACCTTGGACCAAGATTGCTGACTTCCAGTTCTTGGTGGATTGGGTGTGGTGGCTGCATCGTGAAGGGCGTCTACTGGAGGCGGTTGATGAGAGACTGGGCAATGACTACGTTGTTGAGGAAGCTCAAAGGCTGCTGTTGCTTGGGCTGGCCTGCTCCCATCCTATCGCCAGTGAGAGGCCCAAAACCCAGGACATCTTTCAGATGATATCAGGATCAGTTGCAGTGCCCCGCGTCCCACCTTTCAAGCCGGCTTTTGTGTGGCCGTCGGCGACGGGCCCGGATATCACCAGCAACAGCAGCAGAGATATTACAGCTAATTCAACTCCCATGACATCTGGTTGGACTCCTCAATGCGTCAGCTCATAA